From Zea mays cultivar B73 chromosome 3, Zm-B73-REFERENCE-NAM-5.0, whole genome shotgun sequence:
gatttattattaatttgttctattattattatggtttgatatttacttatacttagtaattgctaataaaattttgaccaactataaaagcaatgctcagctttaaccatcctctttggtaagccttacacttcatatgagctcccatctttaacgagttcatgcacattattccccacaacttgttgagcgatgaacgtgtgtgagctcactcttggtgtctcacaccctcccacaggtcaaggacatgtaccacaggatgaggcgcatggaggatgttgcgatgtgttcgtgagaggtctaggtcgtcgtctcccagtcaactttgggttgctggatcgttgtcttctttcgatgtaattatttattttgtacataaactcctattatataataaagttgtgacattcgtttctgtaccatgattcatcatatgtgtgagacttggtcccagcacaactggtgattatgttcgcgctggggtccctaaaacccgggtatGACAGGCGTTCTAGCTCAATCTCAGTCAATGTGTGCGTGCCGTGAAGGGGCTCGACGGGCCAAAATTTGAGGCCCGATCCAAACTTGCCTTCAGGCCGTGCTAGCCCGCTTCATATTTTTTTATGTTGAGTCATTCTTTCAACTCTTGTTTTTAGGCCTATTTTTGGGGCCGTGCTCGTGCTAACAAAAAACCCCGTCTATATTTCCAGGGCTACGCAGGAGCAGGACACGTACGTTCTCCTCaactagggctggaaacgagccgagccaagctcgactcggctcggctcgcgagccacacCCTGATATATATAATTGCATTATATAGTAAATTATTAGTATATAAATATAAAATATATAGATATCATTCATCATTATGAGTAATCTAAATTAAACGTTAAGGAACAAACTGACTATCTATAAAATTAGCCAATATCCATCATTATTCTACATATATAGTAATTTGGCAAAGCTCGCGAGCCGAAAtgagctggctcggctcgctaCCACAACGAGCCCAAAAGactggctcgactcggctcggttcgctcgaggctcgcgagccactCCAAGCTCGagtcggctcgcgagcctcgagcttattTTCCGGCCCTATCCTCAACCTTGGTCCCTTCCCTGCAAAAGAACTCATTCTCAGGTTGGTCATTGGGTCGGGCCTTGCTTTTCGGAAAGAAATGAGAATCAGGACAAATTCAATCCATAAGTGCCCTAGGTACTGTGCTCCATAACTCAACACGACAGTAGAGCATCCAGGGGAAGACCGATGCGCCGGGTCTCCAGCTCTCCATCACAAATGGCCTAGATAAACACAGCTACACAGGTGACAGCTATGTTGAACGTGCTGGGGGACATTCCAATCTTACGCAGCATGGAATTTGTGCGCTCTTATCATCCTCTGCTCGGCCTCCATCCATCATGAAGGCACGCAAGATCACCTCACCGAAATCCAGGACCAGATGCTCCTCAACTGGCTGCCTACGTATAGAAGGGAATGTCGTGCGGGATTACCAGCTAGCTGGCCTCCAACTCCAATACAAACAtttgcctctctctctctctcgcccacAGCCACCCCCGCAGCCAGAAATGAGGTACGGCGAGCTGGCGCACCTGAGCCACCCGCAGCACCGTCTCCGGCTGGAGCACGCGGAGACGCCGTTCCGGTGCGATGGGTGCGGCGAGGTGGGCATCGGGGCGCGTTTCCGCTGCCCGCACCCGGGCTGCGACCACGACCTGCACCGGCAGTGCGCgctgccggcgccggcgccgctgCGGCACCCGTTCTACCCGCGCTGCGCGTTCGTGTTCCTGGCGCGCGCGCCGGGGGGCGCGGGGGCGCGCTACTGCAACGCGTGCGGCCGCGACGTGGCCGGCTACGTCTACCACTGCCGCGCCTGCGGCTTCGACCTGCACCCGTGCTGCGCCGCGCTGCCGCACGCGCTGGACGCCGGCGCCGGGGTCAGGCTGCACCTGCACCCGGACACCGGCTCTGGCGCCGCGTGCCACCGCTGCGGGCA
This genomic window contains:
- the LOC100277629 gene encoding uncharacterized protein LOC100277629; the protein is MKARKITSPKSRTRCSSTGCLRIEGNVVRDYQLAGLQLQYKHLPLSLSRPQPPPQPEMRYGELAHLSHPQHRLRLEHAETPFRCDGCGEVGIGARFRCPHPGCDHDLHRQCALPAPAPLRHPFYPRCAFVFLARAPGGAGARYCNACGRDVAGYVYHCRACGFDLHPCCAALPHALDAGAGVRLHLHPDTGSGAACHRCGHRGRGWSYRSQCRCYSLHVACVMDMLVESWHSVGRQKGDQGMAGHVVVPGSGGYWVPAMIRGAAKSSHASGGGRYSYWGKHKGKAKRCCEIAGFAAQVVISAVLGDPTALIAGAIGSLIAR